A single Aulosira sp. FACHB-615 DNA region contains:
- a CDS encoding Uma2 family endonuclease, translated as MSVAQDLETPEDVIFPPGDLYSDEPPLESDLHRLQMTLLIQCLELWWSNRNDFYVSGNITIYYSPRQRKSEYFRGPDFFVVLGTERQPRKSWVVWQEDGKYPNVIIELLSDSTAATDRGLKKEIYQNTFRTPEYFWFDPNNLEFAGFVLVAGKYQPLEPNAQGWLWSQQLELYLGIAQNKLRFFTAEGELVPTPEEIAYQQKQRAEQEKQRGDRLAAKLQELGIDPDSI; from the coding sequence ATGTCTGTTGCCCAAGATTTAGAAACTCCAGAAGATGTTATATTTCCCCCAGGGGATTTATATAGTGACGAACCGCCTTTGGAAAGTGACTTACATCGGCTACAAATGACGCTGCTAATTCAGTGTCTAGAATTGTGGTGGAGCAACCGCAATGATTTTTATGTTTCTGGAAATATCACCATTTACTACAGTCCGCGCCAACGCAAGTCAGAATATTTTCGCGGCCCTGATTTTTTTGTAGTATTGGGAACAGAACGCCAACCTCGTAAAAGCTGGGTAGTTTGGCAAGAAGACGGTAAATATCCCAACGTGATTATTGAACTGCTCTCAGATTCTACCGCCGCCACAGACAGAGGCTTAAAAAAAGAAATTTATCAAAACACCTTTCGCACGCCGGAATACTTTTGGTTTGACCCCAATAATTTAGAATTTGCTGGGTTTGTTTTAGTAGCTGGTAAGTATCAACCATTAGAACCAAATGCTCAAGGTTGGTTATGGAGTCAGCAGCTAGAGTTGTATTTAGGAATTGCTCAAAATAAATTACGCTTTTTTACGGCTGAAGGTGAATTAGTCCCCACACCAGAAGAAATCGCATATCAACAAAAGCAACGCGCCGAACAAGAAAAACAACGAGGCGATCGCTTGGCAGCAAAACTGCAAGAATTAGGTATTGACCCCGATTCTATATAG
- a CDS encoding XisI protein translates to MDKLTRYRKYIQQVLTEESHGKVLGGEIESETVFDLVNDRYLLIDLGWNEHRRIYNCVLHLEIREEKIWIQRNQTDTIIADILIAKGVAKNDIVLGLQPPYMREYSGFGIS, encoded by the coding sequence ATGGATAAATTAACGAGATATCGCAAATATATTCAGCAAGTATTAACTGAAGAATCTCACGGAAAAGTTTTAGGGGGAGAAATTGAATCAGAAACAGTTTTTGATTTAGTCAATGACCGTTACTTATTAATTGATTTGGGTTGGAACGAACATCGCCGGATTTATAACTGTGTACTTCATTTAGAAATTAGAGAAGAAAAAATTTGGATTCAACGCAATCAAACAGACACAATCATTGCTGATATATTAATAGCTAAAGGAGTTGCAAAAAACGATATTGTTCTGGGACTGCAACCTCCATATATGAGAGAATATAGTGGATTTGGAATTAGTTAA
- a CDS encoding Uma2 family endonuclease — MTSAINRATEELTPFPDHTQLPESDGSFVKNWQEHPQSILLTDSITPVLKKLHPDGHYCIGQDLGIYWRLTDPPEKGAEAPDWFYVGNVPPSFEGQTRRSYVLWREYISPLIALEFASGDGREERDKTPLKGKFWIYEQVIHPAFYGIYEVNKASVEVYHLIEGQYQLLPANERGHYPIHPLGVELGIWQGEYQNMALPWLRWWDLQGNLLLTGDERAEQEAQRAEQERQRNERLIAQLRSLGVEPEV, encoded by the coding sequence ATGACCTCTGCAATCAATCGAGCTACTGAAGAACTTACTCCTTTCCCAGACCATACGCAGCTACCAGAATCAGACGGAAGTTTCGTGAAGAATTGGCAAGAACATCCCCAAAGTATTTTATTGACTGACTCAATTACACCAGTACTCAAAAAATTACATCCTGACGGTCATTATTGTATTGGTCAAGATTTAGGTATTTATTGGCGCTTAACTGATCCTCCAGAGAAAGGCGCAGAAGCACCAGATTGGTTTTATGTAGGAAATGTACCGCCTTCATTTGAGGGACAAACACGCAGGTCTTACGTGTTGTGGCGTGAGTATATTTCCCCATTAATTGCTTTAGAATTTGCTTCTGGTGATGGGAGAGAGGAGCGAGATAAAACTCCCTTGAAAGGCAAATTTTGGATTTATGAGCAAGTAATTCATCCAGCTTTTTACGGCATTTATGAAGTAAATAAAGCTAGTGTGGAAGTTTATCACTTAATTGAAGGACAGTATCAGCTGTTACCAGCTAACGAACGTGGGCATTATCCCATACATCCTTTAGGTGTGGAATTAGGTATCTGGCAGGGAGAATACCAAAATATGGCATTACCTTGGCTACGCTGGTGGGACTTGCAAGGTAATTTATTGTTGACTGGTGACGAACGCGCTGAACAAGAAGCCCAACGCGCCGAACAAGAACGCCAAAGAAATGAACGCTTAATTGCTCAATTGCGATCGCTCGGCGTTGAACCAGAAGTTTAG
- a CDS encoding DUF655 domain-containing protein, translating into MPIFRRSGYFGLFALIFVTTACQQVKSSHQRLSPLPQDSLIQVYLNQSESSEYRESYRQQTRRGDDLEKIIVDTISQAKSTIDVAVQELRLPKVAQALVDRQKAGVKVRVILENTYSRPWSSFTAAEVKKLTTREQERYKDFYQFIDLNHDNQLSQEEINQRDALVILQNAKTPVIDDQADGSAGSNLMHHKFLIVDNRIVVVTSANFTPSDTFGDFSNPVSVGNANNLLKIDSPELATVFTKEFNIMWGDGPGGKPDSKFGIKKPLRPPQQITIGDSKITIQFSPASPTQPWSQTSNGLIGEKLNTATKSIDLALFVFSEQQLANILEQRHQQSINIQALIDAKFAYRFYSEALDMMGVALSNKCKYENDNKPWSKPITSVGVPVLAKGDLLHHKFSIIDNRIIITGSHNWSDAANNGNDETLMVIENPTVAAHYVREFARLYAKAQLGLPLEIQAKMQAETKKCPTISAPTSSQNLITQKINLNTASLEELTTLPGVGKKLAQKIIIARQQQKFTSLQDLEQIPGISAKMLDKWRDYVSL; encoded by the coding sequence GTGCCAATTTTTCGTAGATCAGGGTATTTTGGGCTATTTGCCTTAATATTTGTGACCACAGCTTGTCAACAAGTTAAATCATCCCATCAGCGTTTATCACCTTTACCACAAGATTCATTGATTCAAGTCTATTTAAATCAGTCTGAATCTTCAGAATATCGTGAATCTTACCGTCAGCAAACCCGACGAGGTGATGACTTAGAAAAAATCATTGTTGATACTATTTCTCAAGCGAAATCTACAATAGATGTAGCAGTCCAAGAATTACGCTTACCCAAAGTTGCCCAAGCATTAGTAGACAGACAAAAAGCCGGGGTAAAAGTGAGAGTAATTTTAGAAAATACTTATAGTCGTCCTTGGAGTAGCTTTACAGCAGCAGAAGTTAAAAAACTAACAACTAGAGAACAAGAAAGATACAAAGATTTTTATCAATTTATTGACTTAAATCACGATAATCAACTCAGCCAGGAAGAAATTAATCAAAGAGACGCATTAGTAATTTTACAAAATGCCAAAACTCCTGTAATCGATGACCAAGCTGACGGTTCCGCAGGTAGTAATTTAATGCACCACAAATTTTTGATTGTGGATAATCGCATTGTAGTTGTAACTTCGGCTAACTTCACCCCTAGCGACACTTTTGGCGATTTTAGCAATCCTGTTAGTGTAGGTAATGCCAATAATTTACTCAAAATTGATAGTCCCGAATTAGCAACTGTGTTTACCAAAGAGTTTAATATTATGTGGGGTGATGGCCCTGGAGGTAAACCAGACAGCAAATTTGGCATTAAAAAACCACTGCGTCCTCCCCAACAAATTACCATCGGTGATAGCAAAATTACAATCCAATTTTCTCCGGCTTCTCCTACTCAACCTTGGAGTCAAACTAGTAATGGGTTAATTGGGGAAAAGTTAAACACTGCTACTAAATCAATTGATTTAGCATTATTTGTCTTTTCTGAACAGCAACTTGCCAATATTTTAGAACAGCGTCATCAACAAAGTATAAATATTCAGGCTTTAATTGATGCTAAGTTTGCTTATCGTTTCTACAGCGAAGCCTTAGATATGATGGGAGTAGCTTTGAGTAATAAATGTAAGTATGAAAATGACAATAAACCTTGGTCAAAGCCAATTACTAGTGTGGGTGTACCTGTATTAGCCAAAGGTGATTTACTCCATCATAAATTCTCAATTATTGATAATAGAATAATCATTACAGGTTCACATAATTGGTCAGATGCAGCTAACAATGGCAACGATGAAACTCTGATGGTGATTGAAAATCCTACAGTGGCGGCTCATTATGTGCGAGAATTTGCCCGTCTTTATGCCAAAGCACAACTTGGTTTACCATTAGAAATTCAAGCAAAAATGCAAGCAGAAACCAAAAAATGTCCGACAATATCTGCACCAACTTCCAGCCAAAATCTCATCACCCAAAAAATCAATCTCAACACAGCCAGTCTGGAAGAATTAACCACTCTTCCTGGTGTGGGTAAAAAGTTAGCTCAAAAGATAATTATTGCGCGTCAACAACAAAAATTTACCTCCCTCCAAGATTTAGAGCAAATTCCTGGTATCAGTGCCAAGATGCTGGATAAATGGCGTGATTATGTGAGCCTGTAA
- a CDS encoding XisH family protein: MSARDKFHYAVKQGLEKEGWVITHDPLRIEFGEEDKISIDLGAEKLIAAEKYEQKIAVEVKSFLSDSAIFDFHLALGQFLNYRLVLEETEPERLLYLAVPLEAYESFFYRDLPQASIRRYQIKLIIYDSRNEVIIKWIN; encoded by the coding sequence ATGTCTGCTAGAGACAAATTTCATTATGCTGTTAAACAGGGACTAGAAAAAGAGGGATGGGTAATTACTCATGACCCATTAAGGATTGAATTTGGTGAAGAGGATAAAATTTCCATCGATTTGGGAGCAGAGAAACTTATAGCCGCAGAAAAATATGAACAAAAAATAGCAGTAGAAGTTAAAAGTTTTCTCAGTGATTCAGCTATTTTTGATTTTCATCTAGCTTTAGGGCAATTTTTGAATTATCGTCTGGTTTTAGAAGAAACTGAACCAGAACGTCTGCTATATTTAGCTGTCCCGCTTGAGGCTTATGAATCATTTTTTTATCGAGATTTGCCCCAAGCTTCTATTAGGAGATATCAAATTAAGTTAATCATTTATGACTCAAGAAATGAGGTAATTATCAAATGGATAAATTAA
- a CDS encoding type II toxin-antitoxin system HigA family antitoxin — MTLTFNPEKYKELLTAYLPKLIKTEAENEEALAIVEDLMHRERTPEENELYQLLITLIEKFEHEYYQPEQPNTPQSMLLFLLEQSDKTKADLQAILDSENLVDNILNGNQKITPELAQKLGDFFHVEASLFVIS; from the coding sequence ATGACCCTTACTTTTAATCCAGAAAAATATAAAGAACTATTAACAGCGTATCTTCCTAAATTGATTAAGACTGAAGCAGAAAACGAAGAAGCATTAGCCATTGTTGAAGATTTAATGCACCGTGAACGAACTCCTGAAGAAAATGAACTCTATCAATTATTAATAACTTTAATTGAAAAATTTGAACATGAATATTATCAACCTGAGCAACCAAATACGCCTCAGTCTATGCTGTTATTTCTTTTAGAACAATCAGACAAAACCAAAGCGGATTTACAAGCTATTTTAGATTCAGAAAATTTGGTTGATAATATTTTAAACGGCAATCAAAAAATAACTCCAGAATTAGCGCAAAAACTGGGAGACTTTTTTCATGTGGAAGCAAGTTTATTTGTAATTAGTTGA
- a CDS encoding NUDIX hydrolase → MPLGRELPQLLKQRLFHKGRKFDFEVNRLRLPNKSEGEWECIRHPGGALAVPVTNEGKLVLVRQYRFAVQGRILEFPAGTLEYNEDPQATVKREIEEETGYSAQTWRKLGEFFLAPGYSDEIIYAFLAQDLEKLEKPPTQDEDEDIETVLMTPEELEAAILQGEPVDAKSIASFFLARPFL, encoded by the coding sequence ATGCCATTAGGTAGAGAATTACCACAGTTATTAAAGCAGCGCCTATTTCACAAAGGACGCAAATTTGATTTTGAAGTGAATCGTTTGCGTTTACCCAACAAATCAGAAGGAGAATGGGAGTGCATTCGTCACCCCGGCGGGGCGTTGGCTGTACCTGTCACCAATGAAGGAAAACTGGTGCTTGTGCGTCAGTATCGCTTCGCCGTTCAAGGCAGAATCTTAGAATTTCCCGCAGGCACTTTAGAATATAACGAAGATCCCCAAGCCACAGTCAAACGGGAAATTGAAGAAGAAACAGGCTATAGCGCCCAAACATGGCGCAAACTCGGTGAATTTTTCCTTGCACCGGGATATTCCGATGAAATTATTTATGCTTTTCTCGCCCAAGATTTAGAAAAGCTAGAAAAGCCGCCTACCCAAGACGAAGATGAAGACATTGAAACAGTCCTGATGACACCAGAGGAACTGGAAGCCGCAATTTTACAAGGCGAACCAGTCGATGCAAAATCAATCGCCAGCTTTTTCTTAGCGCGTCCTTTTTTGTAG
- the folK gene encoding 2-amino-4-hydroxy-6-hydroxymethyldihydropteridine diphosphokinase, which yields MAVALGSNLGDSWQILTDAIAKLSAVPNMQLTATSSWYKTKAVGPPQPDYINGCIIMQVNISPQGLLETLLAIEQQFGRVRQERWGPRSLDLDLLLYDQVILDTPNLQIPHPRMRERAFVLVPLAEIAPDWIEPVSGYTIKQLVKDVDCSDVHLLKSN from the coding sequence ATAGCGGTAGCACTGGGAAGTAATCTAGGGGATTCTTGGCAAATATTAACAGATGCGATCGCCAAGTTAAGTGCAGTACCAAACATGCAATTAACAGCAACATCCAGTTGGTATAAAACCAAAGCAGTAGGGCCGCCGCAGCCAGATTATATTAATGGCTGTATTATCATGCAAGTAAACATCTCACCGCAGGGATTACTAGAAACCTTGTTAGCCATAGAACAGCAATTTGGAAGAGTTAGGCAAGAACGTTGGGGGCCGCGATCGCTCGATTTAGACTTGTTGTTGTATGATCAGGTAATTCTAGACACGCCAAATTTGCAAATCCCCCATCCGCGAATGCGAGAACGAGCATTTGTTTTAGTTCCCTTAGCCGAAATTGCACCGGACTGGATTGAGCCAGTTTCCGGATACACGATCAAACAGTTGGTAAAAGATGTAGACTGTTCTGATGTACATTTACTGAAGAGCAATTAA
- a CDS encoding type II toxin-antitoxin system HigB family toxin produces MHVISFKILREYAENHADSQETLNNWYKIASKAKWSNLVELQQVFPKAEAVGNFTVFNIKGNKYRLIVSIDYEGQLIYIKYILTHAEYDKDNWKNDPYF; encoded by the coding sequence ATGCACGTTATTAGTTTTAAAATATTAAGAGAATATGCAGAAAATCACGCTGATTCTCAGGAAACTTTGAATAACTGGTATAAAATTGCTAGTAAAGCTAAATGGTCAAACTTGGTTGAATTACAGCAAGTTTTTCCGAAAGCTGAGGCTGTAGGTAATTTTACAGTTTTCAATATTAAAGGCAATAAATACCGCTTGATTGTTAGTATAGATTATGAAGGTCAATTAATTTATATTAAATATATCCTCACTCACGCAGAATACGATAAGGATAATTGGAAAAATGACCCTTACTTTTAA
- a CDS encoding NAD(P)/FAD-dependent oxidoreductase yields the protein MTQQTQRILILGGGFGGLYTALRLSQLPWESQQKPEIVLVDQSDRFLFSPLLYELLTGELQTWEIAPPFAELLQGTGVRFYQAVVAGIDTDQQRVQLQDGPEIPYDRLVLALGGETPLDMVPGATSYALPFRTINDAYRLEQRLQVLAESEADKIRIAIVGAGYSGVELACKLADRLGEKARLRLIEISDQILRTSPEFNRETAKKALEARGVFIDLETKVESIGADTISLEYKNQIDTIPVDLVIWTVGTQVTPVVKNLPFKQNQRHQITTTPTLQVVDHPEIFALGDLADCRDAEDQQIPATAQAAFQQADYTAWNIWASLSDRPLLPFRYQKLGEMLALGTDNATLTGLGVKLDGSLGYVARRLAYLYRMPTLEHQLKVGFNWLVRPIIETISQSI from the coding sequence ATGACTCAACAAACTCAGAGAATTTTAATCCTTGGTGGAGGCTTTGGTGGTCTCTACACTGCGTTGCGCTTAAGCCAGTTACCTTGGGAATCGCAGCAAAAACCCGAAATTGTACTGGTAGACCAAAGCGATCGCTTTCTATTTTCCCCCTTACTCTACGAATTGCTTACAGGTGAATTGCAAACTTGGGAAATTGCGCCTCCCTTTGCCGAACTTCTCCAAGGTACAGGTGTACGTTTTTACCAAGCAGTAGTCGCAGGCATTGACACCGACCAGCAAAGAGTACAATTACAAGACGGGCCAGAAATTCCCTACGATCGCTTAGTGCTGGCTTTAGGCGGAGAAACACCACTTGATATGGTTCCCGGCGCTACATCCTACGCCTTACCTTTCCGTACTATCAATGATGCTTACCGCCTAGAACAACGGCTGCAAGTTTTAGCAGAATCCGAGGCTGATAAAATCCGCATTGCCATTGTGGGTGCTGGTTATAGTGGTGTGGAATTAGCTTGTAAACTAGCCGACAGACTAGGCGAAAAAGCACGTTTGCGGTTAATTGAAATCAGCGACCAAATTTTACGCACCTCCCCAGAGTTTAACCGCGAAACCGCCAAGAAAGCTTTAGAAGCCAGGGGTGTATTTATTGATTTAGAAACCAAAGTGGAATCAATTGGTGCAGATACCATTTCACTGGAATATAAAAATCAGATTGATACGATTCCTGTAGATTTAGTGATTTGGACTGTAGGTACACAAGTCACGCCTGTGGTGAAAAACTTACCTTTTAAACAAAACCAACGTCATCAAATTACGACCACACCAACCCTACAAGTAGTTGACCACCCAGAAATTTTCGCCTTGGGAGATTTAGCCGACTGTCGAGATGCGGAAGATCAACAAATTCCCGCCACAGCCCAAGCAGCTTTTCAACAAGCTGATTATACCGCGTGGAATATCTGGGCTTCTTTGAGCGATCGCCCTTTGTTACCCTTCCGTTATCAAAAACTTGGCGAAATGCTGGCCCTGGGTACAGATAACGCCACTCTCACGGGTTTAGGCGTGAAACTCGACGGTTCTTTAGGCTATGTGGCGCGTCGTCTTGCCTATTTGTATCGAATGCCGACTTTAGAACATCAACTCAAAGTTGGCTTTAACTGGCTAGTCCGTCCTATTATAGAGACAATTTCCCAATCAATTTAA
- a CDS encoding HAD family hydrolase → MERPKVIFLDAVGTIFGVKGSVGEVYSQIAKEFGVEVSAPRLNQAFIQSFKAAPPPIFLDAEPADVPQREFDWWRVIALNTFETAGVLQQFSDFSAFFSELYIHFGTAEPWFIYADVVPSLMNWRRLGIELGIISNFDSRIYSVLQSLGISDYFTSVTISTQACAAKPDPQIFAVALEKHDCAPSAAWHIGDSIVEDYQGAKAVGMRGIWINRDKK, encoded by the coding sequence ATGGAACGACCGAAAGTTATTTTTCTAGATGCTGTCGGCACAATATTTGGTGTCAAAGGCAGTGTAGGCGAAGTATATAGTCAGATAGCCAAAGAATTTGGTGTGGAAGTTTCTGCGCCCAGATTAAATCAAGCATTTATCCAAAGTTTTAAAGCTGCACCACCACCGATATTTTTAGATGCAGAACCAGCCGATGTACCTCAACGCGAGTTTGACTGGTGGCGAGTAATTGCCCTCAATACCTTTGAGACGGCTGGTGTTCTCCAGCAATTTTCTGACTTTTCGGCTTTTTTTAGCGAACTTTATATTCATTTCGGCACGGCTGAACCTTGGTTTATCTATGCTGATGTCGTGCCATCTTTAATGAACTGGCGACGTTTGGGAATTGAACTAGGGATTATTTCTAACTTTGATTCTCGAATTTATTCTGTGTTGCAAAGTCTGGGAATTAGTGACTACTTTACCTCAGTGACAATTTCCACTCAAGCATGTGCAGCTAAACCCGATCCCCAAATTTTTGCCGTTGCTTTAGAAAAACATGATTGTGCGCCGTCAGCAGCATGGCATATTGGCGACAGCATTGTGGAAGATTATCAAGGGGCGAAGGCTGTTGGGATGCGCGGGATTTGGATAAATCGGGATAAAAAATAG
- a CDS encoding cysteine desulfurase family protein, with product MQIYLDYSATTPTRPEAIAAMQAILTQQWGNPSSLHEWGQRAATVLEQARVQVADLINAIDSESIIFTGGGTESDNLAIIGVARLYAVPQHIIISSVEHSAISETVRMLEMWGWEITRLGVDNLGRVNPLDLQAALRHNTVLVSIIYGQSEVGTIQPISELGRIARSHGAIFHTDAVQVAGRLPLDVQTLPVDLLSISSHKIYGPQGVGALYIRPGVKIMPLLTGGGQEMGMRSGTQAVPIIAGFGVAAELAAKELPTETPRLIDLRDRLFALLADVPGLIPTGDRIHRLPHHASFCLEYADGEKLSGKTLVRQLNLAGIGISAGAACHSGKLSPSPILLAMGYSQKAALGGIRITLGRDTTEADIDWTAMVLKQVLQRITADFTLATR from the coding sequence ATGCAAATATATTTAGATTACAGTGCTACTACTCCAACTCGCCCAGAAGCGATCGCAGCGATGCAAGCAATTCTCACTCAACAGTGGGGTAATCCTTCTAGCTTGCATGAGTGGGGACAAAGGGCTGCAACTGTTTTGGAACAAGCCAGAGTTCAAGTTGCAGACTTAATTAACGCTATTGATTCTGAATCAATTATTTTTACGGGTGGCGGTACAGAATCTGATAATTTGGCAATTATTGGTGTGGCAAGGTTGTATGCTGTACCGCAACATATCATTATTTCTAGTGTGGAACATTCCGCCATTTCTGAAACGGTGCGAATGCTAGAAATGTGGGGTTGGGAAATTACACGCTTAGGAGTGGATAACTTAGGAAGAGTTAACCCGTTAGATTTACAAGCTGCATTGCGACATAACACCGTTTTGGTGTCAATAATTTACGGACAAAGTGAAGTCGGGACAATTCAACCAATTAGCGAGTTGGGCAGAATTGCGCGATCGCATGGTGCAATTTTCCACACTGATGCAGTGCAAGTTGCGGGACGTTTACCCCTGGATGTGCAGACATTACCAGTTGATTTACTCAGCATTTCTAGCCATAAAATCTACGGGCCGCAAGGTGTCGGGGCATTGTATATTCGTCCTGGTGTCAAAATTATGCCTCTGTTAACTGGTGGTGGGCAAGAAATGGGGATGCGTTCGGGGACGCAAGCTGTACCAATAATTGCTGGGTTTGGTGTCGCTGCTGAATTAGCCGCCAAAGAACTACCAACCGAAACACCAAGGCTAATTGATTTGCGCGATCGCTTGTTTGCTTTGTTAGCAGATGTCCCTGGTTTAATTCCCACAGGCGATCGCATCCATCGTTTACCCCATCATGCAAGTTTCTGTCTGGAATACGCCGACGGTGAAAAACTGAGCGGTAAAACCTTGGTGCGACAATTAAATTTAGCGGGTATTGGCATTAGTGCGGGTGCTGCTTGTCATAGCGGTAAACTCAGCCCCAGCCCGATATTATTAGCTATGGGTTATTCCCAAAAAGCAGCCCTGGGAGGTATTCGCATTACATTAGGACGAGATACCACGGAAGCAGATATTGATTGGACGGCGATGGTATTGAAACAGGTTTTACAACGAATCACCGCAGATTTTACATTAGCCACACGTTGA
- a CDS encoding ChaB family protein has product MPYNKIEELPQDIQDKLPQHAQQIFCAAFNASQHDGLSEAGATDVAWNSVRNEYEQSQNGEWHRKAEDTAIHNKSVTSGGN; this is encoded by the coding sequence ATGCCTTATAACAAAATAGAAGAATTACCTCAAGATATTCAAGACAAACTTCCTCAACATGCTCAACAAATTTTCTGTGCTGCTTTCAACGCTTCTCAACATGATGGGTTAAGTGAAGCAGGTGCTACTGATGTTGCTTGGAATAGTGTACGAAACGAATACGAACAAAGTCAAAATGGCGAATGGCACAGAAAAGCTGAAGATACCGCCATACACAATAAATCCGTGACTTCTGGTGGTAATTAA